tcATATATCCATTTCATTTCATATACGGAGTaactattaattttaatttagttattaatatatttcaacaaaacaatttaactaaattatttaaacaagtttttattttaatcatcTTTTATGTTTTACAACTGTATATATTACGACAACGTTTACGGCataattatccaaaaaaaatgtttcctGTTTGTACGAGATACGATATAGcaattatttatttagattaaaatggTGATCATGGTCAAAAGtggaaaactaaaaaaattatattaattcaAGCCATTTCTATGCAATTTCTTCTCTCAAGTGGAGAGAAACAAAAAGTGCATAGACCCACACTGTTTTAATCTCtcttctatatttttttgtcagttTAGTACGAGAAAATTAGAGAAGAGAAAGTAATGAACGAGATGAAGTAACCCACTTGGGATTGGTCGaatggtgttggcttgggttcttagagtatgctcctctcaaggtctcgggttcgattcccactggtgccaatttcggtgggctaagttcatacagagcaaaaaaactatggctttaaatggggcccccgcaagtggacgGTGAGATTGGTCTTCTTAAATTAGTTGGTCctaagaccggataccaagctttcaaaaaaaaataaaaatgaaagagaTGAAGTATTTTTCCTATTTGGCAAGCAAAGAAAAAGGGTAGAGAACTTAATGAGTGGGGCCCATAGTTTTTTCATTTCTCTCCTTGAATCAGAagaaaggcaaaaaaaaacaattatcaagTGAAGATTGTTTATTTTTCGATAAGAAATAACAGTTTCTTAACTAGAGTCAAAATTTCCGATCTTCACTTGATAAGAACACTTGAGTAGTATCGAAAATTGTGTATTTTTGTTATAACTAGAGTCATTTGGTCACATTCTTACATAGATCATTTTTAATAGAGAAACCTAAGGGTGTAATCGACAAACCAAttcaaagaaaatttaattgatCTAATTGGATTCGAATCaaaaattgaaccaaagaaAACCGAATTAGTTTTATTCGGTTCTCGATTTTCAATGGACAAAATTATGTCTATTGTTTAAATTTTATCGAATTCAATTGTTGTCAAAATTTAAACAGAAATTTTAATTTCACTATAATTTTTCAAGTGAAATTGTAAGCCAAATTCAGTTCCCTGCCTTGTCAAAATCGTGCTCCCTCTTCTCTCCCTTATTTCATGCAGGTaaagttgttttatttttaatttatatatgagtGAATGTCATATGATCCATTTTGGAACAAGTAACCTTAATTGGTCATCACCATACATATAAGCTATGGCCCTCAGCATATCATACACACACAAGTGCATTAGGCATTAGTTCTTATCCTCGAAATGTATTCAAGACATTCTGAGTTCTGACTACTAGAtgaggaagaaccacaattAATATTACTCCTCTGCTCCCTAGCTATAATTAAGCTCCCTTTGAAAAAATGTGtccataaataaaaatatactctAAATAAACTAGtaaactagtaatagacccgtaAGTCGTAACGGAAGTAAAAGGTCAATACCAACCATACCAATTGCTACAGTTTACTTCATAGTTTCATACTTGAGTTAAGGCAAAAGAGATACATAAGCTTCAAAGGCTTTTCAGGTTGGAACTGGTTGTTGTATAGGAGCTGAACCACACCATTtttgtcaatatatatataacataggTCTCTCTCTCTCCCAGGCAATGATCCAAAGAAATCACCAGGCATAGGTTGGTTTGGTTCTGGTCCGTGTTAGTCCACGGGTTAAATAGTTGACCCGCagagtattacaaaataaaattttaaaaatcacttttttcgagggaaaaaaactaaaaaattgatattataaaaaattcttttttaaaagctaattaaaaaaacatataaattctAAGTaacaaatgaattttttttttgttgacatttttatgagtttatctatcttccTTATTCAAGTAATgtaaccaaaatcaaactcaatttaTTCTCATCGTCACTTGTCCTCCACACACACCTCAAATCCATACAAAAAAACACAAAGATACTCGATAAGAACTTCATTAGCctcattcaaaaaataaataagaactTTAATTTACACGGCTTCTAAGACTAAATATTAAATTGACTTTAACAGTTATGTATGTTGCCCATTTTTAGCTCGTCATTCTTTAAGTCGGTTTCCACACCTTCTTCCCGCTTAATTAGATTAGATAGAAACAGTTGAAACTCAATTCCTTTCAAATTTGAACCTGTAGAATCACAAAGACCTTTCCTGTAAGAATTTTTCTACTATCTTACATCCAGCAAAATCAGATAGGACAAGTTTTCATAAACTCCATGATAGCATACCCTCTAACAAAGGGTCTTTCACGAGCATGTTGCTCATATGGGTGTCATACAGATTGAAGATTCTTTGGTTTAGTGGGAGTTTTCTTTGTATTAGTATATGTTGTAATATGTATGCACACACttatgtttaaatattttggttTTAAGAAATAAAGTTTGGTATTCAGTTTACTACACTTTGTAtgattaagtttattttaatgGTCTCACTAAAGTAAAGTAGGACCAGTTGAAAATTCACATGTATAGATCACCACCTTCATATGATTTTCATGCTATACATTTCATGATTAATCTATGTCATGTGAGGTGCCTTGTGAGAGAAGGCAAAATCATGAAAAAGTAAATACAAAAGCATGCATTCACAAAAAAGAATTGCTTCTCTTCCAAGCCAGCTAGAAAATTAGTAGATTTTGATACTCACTCATAATTTTTCACTTCCACCACTAAAAtctcacaccattactcacgagaaagaaaaaataaaagtttccaTTTCCATTACCATTACTACTATAACTATAAAATGCATCAAAACGTTCTTCTTCACTTCTTCCAttcttcttcatattttcaaatgAAGATTTCTACATTTTCTCTGGTTCTTCTCTACTTTTTTCAATCAGCGCGAGCAATTTTAGATCCTGTTGATTTCTTAGCATTACAATCTATTCGAAGATCGCTTCACGATGTTCCTGGTTCGAATTTCTTTTCGTCTTGGGACTTCACCGGCGATCCATGCAGCTTCGCCGGAGTTTATTGCGTTTCTGATAAAGTCTTTGCACTCAATCTCGGCGAAACTAGAGCCAGTTCGCCTGGTCTCACTGGAAAAATTGACACCGCCATTGGTAAACTCTCTGCTCTCGCTGATTTAACCGTTTCTCCCGGTAGAATTTACGGTCATCTTCCTCAGTCAATTTCGCAGTTGAAGAATCTTAAGTTTCTCGGTATCAGTCGGAATTTCATCTCCGGCGAGATTCCAGCAGGGCTTGGTCAGCTACACAATCTCAGAACAATTGATCTAAGTTATAATCAGTTATCTGGAACTATTCCTCCGTCAATCGGGAAATTGCCGGTGCTAAACAACCTCATCCTCCGTCATAACCGTCTCACCGGTTCAGTTCCGTCATTCGCATCGGCTCAAAACTTAAACCGGCTCGATCTAAAGCATAACTCTCTCACCGGTTCACTTGCTCCTGATTCTCTTCCTTCTTCACTACAATATATCTCTCTATCATGGAACCAGCTTACTGGGAATGTAGATCGGGTTTTATACCGGTTAAACCGCCTCAACTATCTCGATCTAAGCTTAAACCGGTTCACCGGTCCAATCCCGCCTCAACTATTCTCATTTCCACTAACAAACTTACAGTTAGAAAGAAACCAATTATGTGGTCCGGTTGAACCGTTTAATGAAGTTACAATCCAAACTGTTGATCTAAGTTACAACAAGTTATCAGGTGAAATATCACCTTTATTAGCGAGTGTGCAAAATTTGTATCTAAACAACAACTGTTTCACCGGTGAAGTTCCCGGTAGTTTTGTAGAACGGTTATTGGGGGCGAATATACGGATTTTGTATTTGCAGCATAATTATCTTACCGGAATTGTGATTAATCCAACGGCAGAGATTCCGATGAGTAGTTCACTTTGTTTACAGTATAACTGCATGGTTCCTCCTGTTCAAATGACATGTCCTTCTAAAGCTGGTTACCAGAAAATCAGACCTGCTAGGGAGTGCAACCAACATCATTGAAAATCTCGTATACCATATATCATACTATTATATAGTTACTTTTATATATTAGCACTATAATATTCAAGTTTTTTTTGACAGGAATAATATTCAAGTTAGATCAACTAATATTGAAtactattaaaattaaaactataaaCTATATATAGCTTTTGTTTTCTTGCTTttgtaatatttaattattctttttgacttgtttttattaattcattattattattatcaaaattatagTTGTAgtattttagttattttgaaTAATACGATTTTCCATTCAGAGATAGATGAgctaataaaaattaatgtatttagttgataatattattgatcaaatgcaTTAACTTTTATATTAACTCAAATACAAATCGAGAACAAGGACAAACTAAACAGCTTAAACTATGAAAATCAATAACTAAATGAAATAAATAGgcattaaacataaaaaatcaattaagtaACTTCATCGACCATAGTGGCAGAAATTGGATGATATTCAAACCTTAATACTCACACTGTTCATGTCATTGGAAAAAAATCTGCAAATTAATTCAAATCTAATAACCATGAAGTATCAAGTATTAAATTGAAATCAATGAAAACAGGTAGATTGAAATTGTTAAATCCCAAAGAGATCAAATTGACtcaaattgataaaataaattggCAGAACGAAGATGCAACAATCATCAATGGAAGTAAAAGGTCAATACCAACCATACCGGTTGCTACAGTTTACTTCATACTTACATACTTGAGTTAAGGCAAAAGAGATACATAAGCTTTAAAGGATTTTCAGGTTGGAACTGGTTGTTGTATAGGAGCTGAACCACACCATTTTTGTCAATATATAACATAGGTCTCTCTCCACTCTTTCCTTACCTTGTTACCCTCATCACTCAACAAGGTAAATGGAAGTTTGTACTTCTTGGCAAATGCCTACATTTCATGAAATGCATTGGTTAATCAATAGGCACACAAAAATATGCAGTGCAAATTCCTAGTTTTACCTTAGGAGACGAAGAATCATCGCCGCTTATCCCAACAACCTCTGCTCCTGCTTTCTTGAACTTTCCGTATGAATCCCTAAAAACGCATGCCTGCAATAATAATATCAGTAGAACAATGGAAATGAAGCACTGAAGCAAAACAACCCCTGCCCAACGAAGACACACTACACGAGCAGGCGACACGACAGATCCAAACACAATTACTATGGACAAAAATGCAAAGAAAGGAACAAAGTTAGGCTCACAAAAGAGCTTTCAACAGCAGAATGTAAGCGTTAGCAATTAACAATAGCGTCTATTAATTTTCACTATACATTAAAGAGTAACCTATGTAGTCAAGGCAATTGAAAGCACTCAAGCTTGGTAGTCTAACTGACTAAGTGAACGATTCAAGTCGGAAACTCGGTAATTCACAACAGCGCTGCTAATGCTAGAATTCCcatatataaaattacaatCTAAAATCACACACATAAAATTCATTATCATTGTTCCttcttttaacattttccttttctaaCAATGAAATAAAACCATGGAATACCACAAGTATATCAACCACATTAATCCTAAATTTACAGATTACAAATAAAGTTCACTCACAGACACAATCATCTATCATCAACTAAAATAGGATAATTAAGGAAACAACATGAGTTGataaaactaaaattcaatACTGAACATGCATTAGTAATTTTCACTTGATTGTCAATACAAGTATCATTGCTATCATCGTCAACCTCTAacagtttgttcaatacctctAATTAGGGTTTATGAAATTGCCGATCTGAGAAGATTGATCCAATTTCATCACACAGAGAAACAATTAGAGAGAATAAATTGCGAATGATTAAaaaaaggctaaattgcagttttggccccccacgtttcataattgtgcgattttggcccctcaCATTTCAAATGTGTGATTTTGGCCCCCgacgtttcaaatgtgcgattttggccccccacgtttcataattgtgcgattttggccccccacgttgactattttgaccaaaaaattgatgacatggaatattttttatactataTTGGTTTCaagaatttattatttattttttttttaaaaaaaaggatagGTTTCAAGAATTGATTATGCTATATTGGTTTCACGTGacctatccttttttttttaaaaaaaataataataaattttggttggccaatacaattaagacacgtgtaataaatattccatgtcatcaattttttggtcaaaataatcaacggggaccaagaaatgcaaaagggggcaaacgtgggggaccaaaatcgcacatttgaaatgtggggggccaaaatcgcacaattatgaaatgtggggggccaaaatcgcacatttgaaacgtggggggccaaaatcgcacaattatgaaacgtggggggccaaaactgcaatttagccttaaAAAAAACTCCATACAGTGATGAAGATTAAGATCGAACAGAGTGATTGAGCGTTTCTGAATTTCAGATTCGATAAATTGAAGAGAACAATTTTCTGTATGAGATAAGAAAAACGAGGGAATCGAACTTCTGGGAAAAAAGAGCCGCGCAAAATGGAAAAGGGAAcaattttagagtttttttttttttaccatttttttaagttgaaCTAGTGACTTTTTTTAGCAATTTTATATTGAGTTTATCTCCCTTTTTTAATTATCTTGTCTAGGGATCACAATGGATAGGGTAcaggtagggtactatagtacccatccccatatccgcggattgaaaaactactcgtacccatccccatatccgcgtgggtaacaacctttggccccgtccccataccctatgggtacctaggtacccatacccgtacccgttacccgcatttttactaaaaataaattgatcaattataaaatatcatataattttaatagaattaaaaaaaattcaaagattttaatattgactaatgaaaattataaacaaaattactactaactttatgttaaagttcatatttatgttaaatattcacattatttttatattatgttataaataaatatttttattaaaaatatgtaatagtttagtagagttgtattgatttacatatattataatataataatataaataaaataaataaatatatattatgcgggtatggggcggggtgggtgcTAAGGTACACGTACCCGCACTCATACCCGTttatttttgcgggtaattacccatacctgtgctcgtacccaaaatgcgggtttttaccctacccgttgtgggtaatttttgcgggtaccctctgggtatgggtcaaattgccatccctaatctTGTCATTTTCCAAGAAATATACcgattttaataatttaatttatatgtaccgttagtgtaaaattattttacacatgcgtctaATAAAATTCCAATACATCTTGTATTGTGTTTAAAAACATTTGATGTGTCTCactcattaaatgatgtgacaataCATCATTGGATctatgtgtaaaaaatctttacacatatattgcacaacaattaaactccgcttttaattcttatttttttatctttattttttgatttaatacttataatttttaattagtaatttcttttgaaaaaaagttcTTACTAAGTATATCATGTAAACACTTGATCTTACATTTTAAAGACAAcgaagaatttttttaatgaacaaaaaataaaatataatataaaactcATATAAAATTCAACATAGGCTTCTGTAGAAAAAATCAGCATACTCCAAATATCTATTCTACACCTATATAGAAAAaggatataaattttttttagactttttataatatcaacgatacccttgatttttttttagcagcaaaaatctgttattaacaaacttactataacataaaacatgtttttttttatgagaagcaaaatcttttattaacaaactcaccataacataagatgtttttttttccacataagtttgcataatagaaaatatgaaTCACACAAGTGTGGAAGGCCACTTATTACTACTACCtttgtccctaattataagaccatgTTTAACCATTGCACGTacgccaatgcacaattttgatcaccaatatttttaaatgtctactagtaaaaattataaaaatttaatattttgaaaatactcatcgaaacaaattgaacaagatcttatatgctaatatttacatttatatattattaaaaaaatacagtcaaaaaaaaaagataaatgaataatatatttttgtcaaacaggaCCTTATAATTATGGACGGAGATAGTACAATATATTATGCAAATAAAACACCCTTAATAAATGAgatatttatttagaataaacacacacacatactttttttttgtttacaatgagctgtgaattgaacccaggacctatagcatactactcaaatcactcaccactagactaaacCTAGTGACTTAAAACGCAcatactttattaaaaaaatatataaaacaaaaacacacacaTAGTAGACTTGAATGTAGCTATTGTTGAGCCCAATAAAATATGAgttgttttttcttcatcttattATTTTCTCGCACGCTAtacgaattttaaaaaatacacttgtccgctacttaggtagcggaTACACCCAAAAACATCCTACcagatttgttttttatatcgtccgctatttaagtagcgggagacatgttttaaatttttttcattttcataatgtctgctacttaagtagcaaaaaagtaaaaatcaaaACGTGCGGGGCATGCGAGAAACGGGTAGGACGGACGGGTAAAGAATATCTCAAGAAATATAAGTAGATGGAGACAATCTTGGGCTAACAAAAGCAGCAAGAGGAACCTTTTTCTGCAACGCAAGCCCAAATGACTCATCCATGTTCAAATCCACTACACCATTTGGTAACTTCCAATCAAATGAATGCACCAAAGTTCCCAAAATATATTGAACAAGCACAATTGCCATTCTTGTCCCGGCACAAATTCTTCTCCCCGCACCAAATGGAATCAACTCAAAATCGTTTCCGCACGGatcaattttaacatttttaccACTCAGAAATCTTTCAGGATTAAATTCCAAAGGATTCTCCCACACATTTGGGTCTCTTCCTATGGCCCAAATGTTCACACTTAGCCTAGTGTTTTTGGGTATGTAATATCCATTTACTTCACATGGTTGTAAGGAAACTCTTGGCAAGTTTAGTGGTGTTGATGGATGTTTTCTAAATGTTTCTTTGCAAATTGCTTGTAAATAAGGAAGTTTTTGAATGTCTGATTCTTGTAGGCGACAATCTTTGCCTATTACTTGGTCCATTTCTTCTTGAGCTCTTTTCATTATTTTGGGATTCTTCAACATTTCTGCTAGGGACCATTCTATGATACTTGAAGATGTATCTGTTCCTGCGGTAAATAGATTCTATATACACAAGAGTAAAACATTATTATTGgtgattataatttatatttttgaacaaGCAATTATTGGTGATtataattaaaacaattaaaatctaattatgtttaaaaagtaaaatgtgTCTGGACCTCTAAGAAATGATCCAAGGTTGGAGTCTAAccttttttagttaaaataaaaaaaattataataaataatataaataatttttttcaccactagttGAATCTAGTTCGAGGGTCAGTTTTGATATTtggtggtttcagccccctcccgatcacagttgcgggggatcgaaccacggtcatccctaccaaattcagcttcaatcaccactgaaccaacta
This portion of the Trifolium pratense cultivar HEN17-A07 linkage group LG3, ARS_RC_1.1, whole genome shotgun sequence genome encodes:
- the LOC123915294 gene encoding peroxiredoxin Q, chloroplastic-like, with the translated sequence LRGSFFPEVRFPRFSYLIQKIVLFNLSNLKFRNAQSLCSILIFITACVFRDSYGKFKKAGAEVVGISGDDSSSPKAFAKKYKLPFTLLSDEGNKVRKEWRVPGDFFGSLPGRERDLCYIYIDKNGVVQLLYNNQFQPEKPLKLMYLFCLNSSMKL
- the LOC123917600 gene encoding LRR receptor-like serine/threonine-protein kinase ERL1, translating into MHQNVLLHFFHSSSYFQMKISTFSLVLLYFFQSARAILDPVDFLALQSIRRSLHDVPGSNFFSSWDFTGDPCSFAGVYCVSDKVFALNLGETRASSPGLTGKIDTAIGKLSALADLTVSPGRIYGHLPQSISQLKNLKFLGISRNFISGEIPAGLGQLHNLRTIDLSYNQLSGTIPPSIGKLPVLNNLILRHNRLTGSVPSFASAQNLNRLDLKHNSLTGSLAPDSLPSSLQYISLSWNQLTGNVDRVLYRLNRLNYLDLSLNRFTGPIPPQLFSFPLTNLQLERNQLCGPVEPFNEVTIQTVDLSYNKLSGEISPLLASVQNLYLNNNCFTGEVPGSFVERLLGANIRILYLQHNYLTGIVINPTAEIPMSSSLCLQYNCMVPPVQMTCPSKAGYQKIRPARECNQHH